The genomic segment GGTACATAGTTGTTCTAAACATTGTTAGATGTAATTTTATtatggcatttaaaaatatatattccagcTTGATTTTTAAAGTGAGAGTGTCacactcattattattattattattattattattattattattattattattattattattattattattattattattattattattattattattattatcatcatcatcatcatcatcatcatcatcatcatcatcatcatcatcatcatctgccagATAactataatttgattttttttccaaaaaattaaaaaccaccaCCATTATTCTGAGCAATAGTATAGTGGTAACTAGAAAGCGTTACTTGAAAAAGCACGAGCTGTATTCTGTTATTTCCATAGAGTTTGCATGACAGTGTACAGTGGCGTCTCGCTAGACAGTAACCTCTCATGacatttttttcgctagacattgactttttgtggtcgctatagcgattcgcaaaacagtgattcctatgggggaatttcgctggacaatgtttggtccctgcttcgcaaaccaattttcgctagacaataattttgacagctccctccgtgctcgcaaaacgggtgttttcgggacctaagcttcgcaagacagcgatttaaacagctgatcggtggttcgcaaaatggctttcctatggccgatgttcactagacaacgacgattatACTATGCCAGTCGTGATTGCTGTGTGACACACCTGTGGAAATACTTTGTGGCTATGCTATGATTTTTCCTACTGCTTTATATTACACACACATACCTATGCGAAAGGATTTCGGGCACTAACTCATACAAATATAAAATCCCATTGTTTTTATGTGAATTATTAAGACATTCTGGGTTTCTAGTCAGTCTTTCAATtactattaaaatattttcaaagtgtattttaaaagaaaataattaaagagaTATCATAGTGAAAATGTATATCTGAAGTTCATATGCCAATTTTGCCATATTCCACTCACCCACTCATTTCCGTACTTTCTTGTCAGCAATAACACAGTGGGATCCAGAAAACtgattaacaaacaaacaaacccagaacttatttttaaaggtactttttctttattcctatcggaatgttgcacaatttaaaattatggatatatatgaaatatacatacagttcaaacaaatttaaaatgataaaataattgggctatttttaattaaaaattttaataagatacaatataaaaacataaaatagttATAAACCATCATACCCTACATAGTAAGCACATTGCGTGGTATTATTAGTTAAAATAACACATCTTTCCATAAATCAGCATCAAGGACTGGTGCCACTATGTAGAAATAGCAGCTTCCTTCTTAAATAATGCATTATATCGTTCAGTTTGTTAGCAAGGGGCAGACTGAGGATGGCTTATGCCCAGTTATAGAATTACTGCTTACTCAATCCAGCTCAGTGCCGTTGTTTCGCAATTATAATTTGCCTTTTATATTTAGCATAAATATTGAAGTGGCTGATAGTTATTTTTAGCACTGTTCTCCGAATGTTGTAACACCATTTTCATAATATTATATGCTCTAAAAATATTTggccattttttttcatatattaaatacagtggtgccttgctagacagttaccccgcatgacagttttttcactagacattgactttttgcaatcgctatagtgatttgcaaaacagtgatttctatgggggaatttcactggacaatatttggtccctgcttcacaaaccgattttcgctagatgacgattttgacaactccctccacacttgcaaacaggtgttttcgggacctaagcttcacaagacagcgatttaaacagctgatgggcggttcgcaaagcggctttcctatggccgatcttcgctagacaacgacgattctttcccattggaacgcattaaacaggtttcaatgcattccaatggggaagtgcttttcgctagacaatgattttgctaaagaGCGATTTCAGttgaacggattatcatcgtctagcgaggaaccactgtatatggcTGTGATCTTCCTTTGCTTATGTCAGAAGCACTACAGTAATATCAATAAATATGTCAGACAATTTTAACCCAATAACAGGCAAGATGAAGAGCACTTGGAAAAGCTAGTCCCAAGTCCGCTCCTCCTTATCCCAGCGCTGGCGTTCCCTTTGGTATCTTCTCTGCAAGCATTGGAGTCAGGTGGCCATCGGTTCTCTCAACTTAGGTTATGTTTTCCTCTGCTCAGGGTCTCCTTCTGGAGACTTCTCAGCCCAGTTCACCTCCAGCTAGCCTTTCTGAGCATCCCTCCAGGCCCTTTCCTCTAGTTCCTCTTCTTCTATCACAACTGAGACAGAACTTGCCTctcctgacctttttttttttttttttttgatcaggCAAATCTGCTCCCTGACAGGTTCTCTCTGCTGTCAATTCTGCCTCCCCTTGTGACTTTTCTATCCCCCATTCACCAGGAACAAGccactccttttccttctcctccaagAGTTGTCTCTCCTCCTCCAGAGTTCCTGCCACCATCTCAGTGAGGTGAGACCCAGTTTCCTGTGACTGGGGCTTTTCCTCCCTTCCTGAGTCCCCCTTTTCACCATCCAAGTGTCCTGGCACCTTGGTACTGTCGTCTCTATGGATAGCTCAGTCCATACTTCAGGCCTGGGATGGAGTGTGACTGTCCACCGACAGCGGCACCCTCCCTGCTGTCCTCTTCACAACAAGAATCTAGTAGAATCTGTATTATTAATATATGCAGTTCACTGCCATAAGATTTAATGgtagctcactggaaggacagatcctgaagctgaggctccaatactttggccatctcatgagaagagaagactctctggaaaacaccctgatgttgggaaagtgtgaaggcaagaggagaaggggatgaccgaggacgagatggatggacagggtcatcgaagcgaccgacatgaatttgacccaactctgggaggtagtggaagacaggagggcctggcgtgctctggtccatagggtcacgaagagtcggacacgacttaacgaccacATCCTTCTTCCCTGCCTCATCCAAACCTTtgcctccctttccctctttttgttGACATGGCCCAAGTCACCTTTGTCCAAGAGCATAGGCTGGTGGTTTTGTGCTGTGGCAAAAAGGAGAGGGGTCTGTGTGCAAAAGAACACAGGCCAGGGGAGAAAGTCAAGGAGGGAGacgtgttttttgtttctttcagaaTGGGACTCGGTTCTCTGACAGAGCGGTTGGTGGTTTCAAAAGTCTGAGGAGCACTAGAGGAAAAGACAAGGCCTCTGAGCCTAGTAGAAGGTGGCTTCTTGCCAGTCCCCGCAAGGCTTTAAAGCTATATTTAGAAGCGTCTCTCTCTTCCAAACTAAGGTCATTTTGTCTGAGCCAGTGATTAGACAAGCACTCTGCCAACGATTCCATCTTCCAGACTCAGAATCCTCCTCAAAACTGTGGGGGACAACCAGTTGCACAAACTGAGGGTGGATGATGAAACAGTCCCATCTTGGCACCCTTTACAGCTTTTGGTCCGGCTTCCCACCAGCCAGACACACATCTTTCCACATGGTGTTAGGATCTGGAGATTTCTCTTCCACGCCAGCCAACTCGGGTGGCTCAACAGGTCTCTCTCTTCTTATTGGTCAACATGAGAGACATCGTGAGGTCCTGAAGCCCTCATGGAGGGCAAGGAGCTGATCTAGGCAAAAGAGTTTTGGGAGTAAATCCAGACTGTAAATAGAATCACATTGCTAATCACGAACAAAGCCTTACCTGCTCAAACAAGGTAATGATTGGCATGTCTAAAGctggccttcaccactagttagGGTCAGATCTTGCTATATAAATTGAGGTCAGTAAAGCTGGAAACTATGACTGCTGAAAGCTAAGCTGGCTTTCCTTGCAGCCTACTTTTCTGCAACGCAGAAACACAAGCAAGCTTTGTGCTGTGGCAAAAGGAGAGGGGTCTTGTGCAAAAGACAGGGGATCATCCGGATCTGCCACCATGGAAGGATACTTCTCCGCGGTCCAGAAGATGGAACAAACCGTGATGTTTCCCAGCCTTCTCCTGGGGGTGTCGATGGAAGACCAGGGAGACGATGTCAACGGCAACTCTACGGACAGAGACTCCAGTGATAGAGACTTGTACGAATATTACATCCTTCTCAAATCCATCAAGTTGACAGCGGAGGGTGGCCTGGGACTTCTTAAAGACAAGAGTCTCCACCTCAGAGAAGATGAGGTCAAAGAAGAGAAGGATGATCTTGAAGGACTCTTTCGTCAC from the Pogona vitticeps strain Pit_001003342236 chromosome 3, PviZW2.1, whole genome shotgun sequence genome contains:
- the LOC110088559 gene encoding mid1-interacting protein 1-like, producing MEGYFSAVQKMEQTVMFPSLLLGVSMEDQGDDVNGNSTDRDSSDRDLYEYYILLKSIKLTAEGGLGLLKDKSLHLREDEVKEEKDDLEGLFRHHVSSLCHVLTELTRRANAVTSKYNEIMGQINQNEMALRW